One window of Magallana gigas chromosome 2, xbMagGiga1.1, whole genome shotgun sequence genomic DNA carries:
- the LOC105320419 gene encoding histone H2B-like → MPPKVGSKGSKKAATKAKAQRTGDKKRRRRRRESYAIYIYKVLKQVHPDTGVSSKAMSIMNSFVNDIFERIAAEASRLAHYNKRSTITSREIQTAVRLLLPGELAKHAVSEGTKAVTKYTSSK, encoded by the coding sequence ATGCCACCCAAAGTTGGATCTAAAGGTTCTAAGAAAGCTGCCACCAAGGCTAAGGCCCAGAGAACTGGGGACAAGAAGAGGCGCAGGAGGAGGAGGGAATCCTACGCTATCTACATCTACAAAGTCTTGAAACAGGTGCACCCTGACACTGGAGTTTCCAGCAAGGCCATGAGCATCATGAATTCTTTCGTCAATGACATCTTCGAGAGAATTGCCGCTGAGGCCTCCCGTCTGGCCCACTACAACAAACGCTCAACCATCACCAGCAGAGAAATCCAGACTGCAGTCCGCCTTCTCCTGCCAGGTGAATTGGCCAAGCATGCTGTCTCTGAAGGTACCAAAGCTGTCACCAAGTACACCAGCAGCAAGTAA